One genomic region from Reichenbachiella ulvae encodes:
- a CDS encoding FKBP-type peptidyl-prolyl cis-trans isomerase — MKMLNRLKNVGMMAALAIVGFACLEESEIEKQQKANEKAILNYLETNNIQAEQSSYGLYYEKLTSNSAGAEPAAGQVISVKYEIKTLGGQLLESVTDTTVDIKVNWSSVLPVGINYGIDVLREGEKGRFYLPAHVAYDSYSPDDNSFGPYTNFIVDLELVDIKTEDDLFETEIDLIEAYIGENNLTEVQSKANGLYHKTLEAGDGEEPLSYNYVTLHFKRSYLDGTVIAETEASKPLTVRLNENALVEGFYQGVLEMKEGEKALLIMPSELAFGGSVQVMPSSLREELFENGFITTNVRPYSPVMYEVELLEVK; from the coding sequence ATGAAAATGCTTAATAGACTGAAAAATGTAGGGATGATGGCGGCACTTGCCATCGTGGGATTTGCTTGTTTGGAAGAATCGGAAATTGAAAAGCAACAAAAGGCAAATGAAAAGGCAATTCTGAATTATCTAGAAACAAACAACATCCAGGCAGAGCAGTCCAGTTATGGTCTGTACTACGAAAAGCTCACCAGCAACAGTGCCGGCGCGGAACCCGCCGCAGGTCAGGTGATCTCTGTCAAATATGAGATTAAAACGCTAGGCGGCCAACTACTAGAATCGGTGACTGACACCACTGTGGACATCAAAGTAAACTGGAGCAGCGTGCTACCCGTAGGTATCAACTACGGCATTGACGTACTCCGAGAGGGTGAAAAGGGACGTTTCTATCTACCTGCACATGTGGCCTATGACTCTTACTCACCGGACGACAATTCCTTCGGTCCTTACACCAATTTCATCGTTGACTTAGAGCTGGTGGATATCAAAACGGAGGACGATCTGTTCGAGACCGAAATAGATCTGATAGAGGCCTACATCGGAGAAAACAACCTGACTGAGGTCCAGTCAAAAGCAAATGGGCTATACCACAAAACGCTGGAAGCAGGAGATGGCGAAGAACCTCTAAGCTACAATTATGTGACTTTGCATTTCAAGCGTAGCTATCTGGACGGAACAGTTATCGCTGAAACGGAAGCGAGTAAACCGCTGACGGTTAGGCTGAACGAAAATGCTTTGGTAGAAGGCTTTTATCAAGGCGTACTAGAAATGAAGGAAGGAGAAAAAGCCCTTTTGATCATGCCTTCCGAGCTGGCATTTGGAGGCAGTGTGCAAGTCATGCCTAGTTCGTTGAGAGAAGAGCTTTTCGAAAACGGATTCATCACCACCAATGTCCGCCCTTACTCTCCTGTGATGTATGAGGTGGAGCTGCTGGAAGTGAAGTAG
- the thrS gene encoding threonine--tRNA ligase, whose amino-acid sequence MSDNMIKITLPDGSVKELEKGSSGLDVALSISEGLARNVLAAEVNGQVWDATRPITTDATIKLLTWQQDEGKATFWHSSAHLMAEALEALYPGIKLGIGPAIEGGFYYDIDFGDQDFDSENLKVLEDKMLELAREKNEYVRKEVSKSDAIAYFEEKGDEYKLELIDGLEDGEITFYTQGGFTDLCRGPHIPNTGFIKAVKILNVAGAYWRGDEKNKQLTRLYAVTFPKQKELKEHLELLEEAKKRDHRKLGKELELFTFSQKVGQGLPLWLPKGAMLRERLENFLKKAQVKAGYDPVVTPHIGNKELYVTSGHYEKYGEDSFQPIHTPNEGEEFFLKPMNCPHHCEIYKAKPRSYKDLPVRLAEFGTVYRYEQSGELHGLTRVRGFTQDDAHIFCTPDQVKEEFLKVIDLVLYVFKALGFDDYTAQISLRDPENREKYIGSDENWEKAEKAIQEAAAEKGLNTVTEYGEAAFYGPKLDFMVKDALKRSWQLGTIQVDYNLPERFELEYTGSDNQKYRPVMLHRAPFGSLERFVAVLTEHCTGKYPLWLTPDQIAVLPISEKYAAYAEEVYAQMEENDIRGFIDHRDEKIGRKIRDAETKKIPYMLIVGEKERDESKVSARRHGEGDLGSFSHQEFIDLFKEAAKI is encoded by the coding sequence ATGAGTGACAACATGATTAAAATCACTCTGCCCGATGGCAGTGTCAAAGAGCTTGAAAAAGGCTCTTCTGGTTTAGATGTAGCATTGAGCATCAGCGAAGGCCTTGCGAGAAACGTACTGGCAGCTGAAGTGAATGGACAGGTGTGGGACGCCACCCGCCCGATAACCACGGATGCGACCATCAAGCTTTTGACCTGGCAGCAGGATGAAGGGAAGGCTACTTTTTGGCACTCTTCTGCTCACCTGATGGCAGAGGCGCTAGAAGCACTCTATCCAGGGATTAAACTAGGAATCGGACCGGCTATCGAAGGGGGATTCTACTATGATATAGATTTTGGTGACCAGGATTTTGATTCTGAAAACCTGAAGGTTTTGGAAGATAAAATGCTCGAATTGGCGCGTGAGAAGAATGAATATGTCCGCAAGGAGGTGAGCAAGTCTGACGCCATTGCCTATTTCGAAGAGAAGGGTGATGAGTACAAATTAGAGTTGATCGATGGCCTGGAGGATGGAGAGATTACTTTCTATACTCAGGGAGGATTTACCGATCTATGTAGAGGGCCACACATACCAAACACCGGTTTTATCAAAGCGGTGAAAATATTAAACGTAGCAGGTGCCTACTGGAGAGGGGATGAGAAAAACAAGCAATTGACTCGTCTCTATGCAGTGACATTCCCTAAGCAGAAAGAGCTGAAGGAACATCTCGAGCTATTGGAAGAAGCCAAGAAGCGTGACCACAGAAAACTAGGTAAGGAACTGGAGCTGTTTACTTTCTCTCAGAAAGTAGGACAGGGCTTGCCACTTTGGTTGCCTAAGGGAGCGATGCTTCGCGAAAGATTGGAGAACTTCCTGAAGAAAGCACAGGTGAAAGCCGGATATGATCCTGTGGTGACACCACATATTGGAAACAAGGAATTGTACGTGACTTCTGGTCACTATGAAAAATATGGCGAGGATTCTTTCCAGCCGATTCATACGCCTAACGAAGGAGAGGAGTTCTTCCTAAAACCGATGAACTGTCCTCATCACTGTGAGATCTACAAGGCCAAACCAAGGTCTTACAAAGATCTGCCAGTGCGTCTGGCTGAGTTCGGTACTGTGTATCGATACGAGCAGAGCGGAGAGTTGCACGGTTTGACGCGAGTAAGAGGATTTACTCAGGATGATGCGCACATCTTCTGTACGCCAGATCAGGTGAAGGAGGAGTTCTTGAAGGTGATCGACCTGGTATTGTATGTTTTCAAGGCTTTGGGCTTTGATGACTATACGGCGCAGATTTCTTTGCGTGATCCGGAGAATAGAGAGAAATACATCGGCTCTGACGAAAACTGGGAGAAGGCTGAAAAGGCAATCCAGGAAGCAGCTGCTGAAAAGGGTTTGAATACAGTGACTGAATATGGTGAAGCAGCATTCTATGGTCCTAAGTTAGACTTTATGGTGAAGGATGCGCTGAAGAGAAGCTGGCAGTTGGGAACGATCCAGGTGGATTACAACCTGCCTGAGCGATTCGAACTGGAGTATACCGGATCTGACAACCAAAAGTACAGACCTGTGATGCTGCACAGAGCACCATTCGGTTCTTTGGAGAGATTCGTGGCAGTATTGACTGAGCACTGTACCGGTAAATACCCACTATGGTTGACACCAGATCAAATCGCTGTGTTGCCGATCTCTGAAAAGTATGCAGCCTATGCCGAAGAGGTCTATGCTCAGATGGAGGAGAACGACATCAGAGGATTCATCGATCACCGAGATGAGAAGATCGGACGTAAAATTCGTGATGCTGAGACCAAGAAGATTCCTTATATGCTGATCGTAGGAGAGAAGGAAAGAGATGAGTCCAAGGTTTCTGCTCGTAGACATGGAGAAGGAGACCTGGGAAGTTTCTCTCATCAGGAATTCATTGATTTGTTCAAAGAAGCAGCAAAGATCTAA
- a CDS encoding tetratricopeptide repeat protein: MHGLVAQRQIEISGLTLDVNEVLQDEFVIQYLKQEKEKAWEGFGYAEANKIFSSQFQDPLVNVLLAEYYFSEQSYMQAMSLLNQLDASSNESLDIYELKAKIYRELEEYELAIDQINNAILVHRTNPVFYADKADIYLNMGDSLSALEYYQKAWELDHSDYNTAIKAATIHAANKQIDEAIRWLDRTEGFGEGKNEVNSVKVKILREQGANEEANQILMQMFEKGKVQAGEELASYYLTALQYDSALWCATKILETDSTHLDALLMKGEVFDQRGYYTSSLQYYDIVLSLDSLNEEALEGQRKVNGKIAYLRQIKEKKAAIPTFDFAAPKQ; the protein is encoded by the coding sequence ATGCATGGTTTGGTAGCTCAGCGCCAAATCGAAATATCTGGACTTACCCTTGATGTCAATGAGGTCTTGCAGGACGAATTCGTGATTCAATACCTGAAGCAGGAGAAGGAAAAAGCCTGGGAGGGTTTTGGATATGCAGAGGCCAATAAGATTTTCTCTTCCCAATTTCAGGATCCATTGGTCAATGTGCTGTTGGCAGAGTATTACTTTTCAGAACAGTCTTACATGCAGGCCATGTCACTTCTGAACCAACTCGATGCTTCCTCCAATGAGTCTTTGGATATCTACGAGTTGAAGGCGAAGATTTATCGGGAGCTGGAAGAATATGAGTTGGCGATAGATCAAATCAATAACGCCATTTTGGTCCATCGTACAAATCCTGTGTTCTATGCAGATAAGGCAGATATTTATCTGAATATGGGGGATAGTTTGTCAGCTCTGGAGTATTACCAGAAGGCCTGGGAGTTGGATCATTCGGATTACAACACGGCCATAAAAGCTGCCACGATCCATGCGGCTAACAAGCAGATAGATGAGGCGATACGATGGCTGGATCGAACGGAAGGCTTTGGTGAAGGAAAGAATGAAGTGAATTCGGTCAAGGTTAAAATACTTCGTGAGCAAGGGGCCAATGAAGAGGCCAACCAAATACTAATGCAGATGTTTGAAAAGGGAAAAGTGCAGGCTGGAGAGGAGTTGGCAAGCTATTACCTGACTGCTCTGCAATACGATTCTGCTTTGTGGTGTGCGACTAAAATTCTGGAAACGGATTCTACTCACCTTGATGCCTTACTGATGAAAGGAGAGGTGTTTGACCAAAGGGGATATTATACCAGCTCTCTTCAGTATTACGACATAGTACTCTCTCTTGATTCTTTGAATGAAGAAGCCTTGGAAGGACAGAGAAAAGTAAATGGAAAAATTGCATATTTGCGCCAAATTAAGGAGAAGAAGGCAGCCATACCTACGTTTGACTTTGCCGCTCCGAAACAATAA
- a CDS encoding SiaB family protein kinase: protein MDLLKKYKNIYDTNILLMYKGEVTFDLVTSIIETLDGRIGEIESDRLIKKKFYGAATECIQNLYHHMDEVSDENIDTYDSKAGLLMVTARKKFFNIMTGNFIPNDKINGIKAKIDNINTLEKEELKKLYKEILYNEEFSDKGTAGLGFVEIARKTGQKLSYEFHKVNDEYSYFTLQIRVSRLKKEELAEA from the coding sequence ATGGACTTATTAAAAAAATATAAAAACATTTACGACACCAACATCTTACTGATGTATAAAGGTGAAGTAACTTTTGATTTGGTCACCTCCATTATCGAAACCCTGGATGGTAGAATTGGTGAAATCGAAAGTGATAGATTGATCAAGAAGAAGTTTTACGGAGCAGCTACTGAGTGTATTCAGAACTTATATCACCACATGGATGAAGTGTCTGACGAAAACATTGACACTTATGATTCCAAAGCAGGCCTACTCATGGTGACTGCCAGAAAGAAATTTTTCAATATCATGACGGGAAACTTTATACCTAATGACAAAATTAACGGTATAAAGGCCAAGATTGACAACATCAACACATTGGAAAAAGAAGAGCTTAAAAAGCTCTACAAAGAGATACTATATAATGAAGAGTTTTCTGACAAAGGGACCGCAGGTTTAGGTTTTGTAGAAATTGCCAGAAAAACAGGGCAGAAACTGTCCTATGAATTTCATAAAGTGAATGACGAGTATTCCTATTTCACTTTGCAAATAAGAGTTTCGAGATTAAAGAAAGAAGAACTGGCTGAAGCATAA